The following are encoded in a window of Vigna unguiculata cultivar IT97K-499-35 chromosome 8, ASM411807v1, whole genome shotgun sequence genomic DNA:
- the LOC114194963 gene encoding uncharacterized protein LOC114194963, with amino-acid sequence MALFEENEGGQDEKAWILLFDGASNALGHGIWVVLISQEGQYIPMTARLCFNCTNNIVEYEACAMGIRAAIESKAKFLKVYGSSALVIHQLKGEWETRDQKLIPYQAYIKGLIEYFDFITFQHIPREDNQLADALATLSSMFEIVPDKELPMIKMESYEDPVYYHFIEEESDGKPWYFDIKHYLETREYPERATENDKRALRRLAASFILNGDVLYKRNHDMVLLRCVDAKEAEVILKDVHEGM; translated from the exons ATGGCTTTGTTTGAAGAGAATGAGGGAGGCCAGGATGAAAAGGCATGGATATTGTTGTTTGATGGTGCATCTAATGCATTAGGGCATGGAATATGGGTAGTGCTTATTTCTCAAGAAGGTCAATACATACCAATGACAGCAAGACTATGTTTTAATTGCACAAATAATATAGTAGAATATGAGGCATGTGCCATGGGCATTCGAGCAGCAATTGAATCAAAAGCAAAATTTTTGAAGGTGTATGGCAGTTCAGCTTTGGTTATCCATCAGTTGAAAGGAGAATGGGAGACTCGAGATCAGAAATTAATCCCTTATCAAGCTTACATCAAGGGGTTGATAgagtattttgattttataacaTTCCAGCACATTCCTCGTGAAGATAACCAATTAGCCGATGCTTTAGCTACCCTATCATCAATGTTTGAGATTGTTCCAGACAAAGAACTACCAATGATCAAAATGGAGAGTTATGAGGATCCAGTGTATTATCATTTCATCGAGGAGGAGTCAGATGGTAAACCTTGGTATTTTGATATCAAGCATTATCTTGAAACCCGAGAGTATCCTGAAAGGGCAACTGAGAATGATAAGAGAGCATTAAGAAGATTGGCTGCTAGTTTCATTTTAAATGGGGATGTCTTGTACAAAAGAAATCATGATATGGTTCTCCTCAGATGTGTGGACGCAAAAGAAGCCGAAGTGATATTGAAAGATGTTCATGAAG GCATGTGA